The Nocardioides salarius genome includes a region encoding these proteins:
- the dapC gene encoding succinyldiaminopimelate transaminase, with product MNQRRRAGGPVSARLPDFPWDKLTAYAATARAHPDGLVDLSVGTPVDPTPDVARAALAAATDSPGYPVTIGLERTRRACLDWLERRHGVSGVPGLGLDAVIPSIGSKELVATLPLHLGVGAGDVVAYPELAYPTYEVGAALCGATGVATDSLTSFGPEVPALLWLNSPSNPTGRVLPPAHLRKVVDWCRERGTVLVSDECYIECSWEGERPVSVLHPDINGGSLEGILAVHSLSKRSNLAGYRCSFVAGDPALVGELLAVRKNLGLIMPGPMQHAMVAALDDDAHADEQHARYAARRTSLRAALEGAGFRVDHSESSLYLWSTRVVDGVEQDCWETVAWLAERGILAAPGAFYGRAGARHVRVAFTATDERVAAAVARLAA from the coding sequence CTGAACCAGCGTCGCCGGGCGGGCGGGCCGGTCTCGGCCCGCCTGCCCGACTTCCCCTGGGACAAGCTGACGGCGTACGCCGCCACCGCGCGCGCCCACCCCGACGGCCTGGTCGACCTTTCCGTCGGCACCCCCGTCGACCCGACGCCCGACGTCGCCCGGGCGGCGCTGGCCGCGGCCACCGACTCGCCGGGCTACCCGGTCACCATCGGCCTCGAGCGCACCCGCCGGGCCTGCCTCGACTGGCTCGAGCGGCGCCACGGGGTCAGCGGCGTGCCCGGGCTCGGGCTCGACGCCGTGATCCCCTCGATCGGCTCCAAGGAGCTGGTCGCGACCTTGCCGCTGCACCTGGGCGTGGGGGCCGGCGACGTGGTCGCCTACCCCGAGCTGGCCTACCCGACGTACGAGGTCGGGGCGGCGCTGTGCGGCGCGACCGGTGTCGCCACCGACTCGCTGACCTCCTTCGGGCCCGAGGTGCCGGCGCTGCTGTGGCTGAACTCGCCCTCGAACCCGACCGGGCGGGTGCTGCCGCCGGCGCACCTGCGCAAGGTCGTCGACTGGTGCCGCGAGCGCGGCACCGTGCTGGTCTCCGACGAGTGCTACATCGAGTGCTCCTGGGAGGGTGAGCGGCCCGTCTCGGTGCTGCACCCCGACATCAACGGCGGCTCGCTCGAGGGCATCCTCGCGGTGCACTCGCTCTCGAAGCGCTCCAACCTCGCGGGCTACCGCTGCTCCTTCGTGGCCGGCGACCCGGCGCTGGTGGGCGAGCTGCTCGCGGTGCGCAAGAACCTCGGGCTGATCATGCCCGGGCCGATGCAGCACGCGATGGTCGCCGCGCTCGACGACGACGCCCATGCCGACGAGCAGCACGCCCGCTACGCCGCGCGGCGTACGTCGTTGCGGGCGGCGCTGGAGGGCGCGGGCTTCCGCGTCGACCACTCCGAGTCGTCGCTCTACCTGTGGTCGACCCGCGTGGTCGACGGCGTCGAGCAGGACTGCTGGGAGACCGTGGCCTGGCTCGCCGAGCGCGGCATCCTCGCCGCCCCCGGCGCCTTCTACGGCCGCGCCGGCGCCCGCCACGTGCGGGTCGCCTTCACCGCCACCGACGAGCGGGTCGCGGCGGCCGTGGCGCGGCTGGCGGCCTGA
- a CDS encoding DMT family transporter, whose protein sequence is MTSRDATTPRSAPPPGAVPLIPAAAFVLVWSSGYIAGPAGVAVVEPFTLLTLRFALAALLLAPLAWWLRGPMRMTRDEVVRVGAVGLVLNAVQFGLMYVAFELGLGATLAALLHSLSPVLTVVLAGLLLGERLTRVQVLGFAAGVVGVLVVLGPDVDGAGGPVGLVLGIASLLALSLGTLGQRWIHVSADPIWSATVQCAVAAVPLGVVAVAVEGTGGVDDPVLGLAAIGYIAGINSVVGLLLLGVLVRRGGASAGASVFFLMPPVTAVLAWVAFGDTLGPRQMVGLALSVVGVAVATRAGRARRAATTPRLEEPTA, encoded by the coding sequence GTGACCTCTCGGGACGCCACCACTCCTCGCTCCGCTCCCCCGCCGGGCGCCGTGCCGCTGATCCCGGCGGCGGCGTTCGTGCTGGTGTGGTCGTCGGGCTACATCGCCGGCCCCGCGGGGGTGGCGGTGGTCGAGCCGTTCACGCTGCTGACGCTGCGCTTCGCCCTGGCCGCGCTGCTGCTGGCGCCGCTGGCGTGGTGGCTGCGCGGGCCGATGCGGATGACCCGCGACGAGGTGGTGCGGGTCGGGGCGGTGGGGCTGGTGCTCAACGCGGTGCAGTTCGGCCTGATGTACGTCGCCTTCGAGCTCGGGCTGGGCGCGACCCTCGCGGCACTGCTCCACTCGCTCTCGCCCGTGCTGACCGTCGTGCTGGCGGGGCTGCTGCTGGGTGAGCGGCTCACGCGGGTGCAGGTGCTCGGCTTCGCGGCGGGCGTGGTCGGGGTGCTGGTGGTGCTGGGCCCCGACGTCGACGGCGCGGGCGGCCCGGTCGGGCTGGTGCTGGGCATCGCGAGCCTGCTGGCGCTGAGCCTGGGCACCCTGGGCCAGCGCTGGATCCACGTCAGCGCCGACCCGATCTGGTCGGCGACGGTGCAGTGCGCGGTGGCGGCGGTGCCGCTGGGTGTGGTCGCAGTGGCCGTCGAGGGCACCGGCGGGGTGGACGACCCGGTGCTGGGCCTGGCGGCGATCGGCTACATCGCCGGCATCAACTCGGTGGTCGGGCTGCTGCTGCTGGGCGTGCTCGTACGCCGCGGCGGGGCCAGCGCGGGCGCCAGCGTGTTCTTCCTGATGCCGCCGGTGACCGCGGTGCTGGCCTGGGTCGCGTTCGGCGACACCCTGGGCCCGCGCCAGATGGTGGGGCTGGCACTGTCGGTGGTCGGGGTCGCAGTGGCGACCCGGGCCGGGCGCGCCCGCCGCGCCGCCACCACCCCGCGACTCGAGGAGCCGACCGCATGA
- a CDS encoding (deoxy)nucleoside triphosphate pyrophosphohydrolase — protein sequence MGERRLVVGAAIVRGARVLAARRTTPPEAAGRWELPGGKVEPGERPADALEREIAEELGCVIEVSAWLSGASVIDDHLELRVAVARLVDGEPEPREHDRLTWVGADGLDGPGGLDWMVADRPFLPELRHVLRTAETEQHRGVLRAVLFDEDDATEVQRRLRADGYEARLERERLAGEDDDEDHPWAVLTDAPQLLVEVLVDEHDGWLDDDTVASAAQPVAPLELPSGPRRIKRPGAHS from the coding sequence GTGGGTGAGCGGCGACTGGTGGTGGGGGCGGCGATCGTGCGGGGCGCGCGGGTGCTGGCCGCCCGGCGTACCACGCCACCCGAGGCCGCGGGCCGCTGGGAGCTGCCGGGCGGCAAGGTCGAGCCCGGCGAGCGGCCGGCCGACGCGCTCGAGCGCGAGATCGCCGAGGAGCTCGGCTGCGTCATCGAGGTGAGCGCCTGGTTGAGCGGTGCCAGCGTCATCGACGACCACCTCGAGCTGCGGGTGGCGGTGGCCCGCCTCGTCGACGGCGAGCCCGAGCCCCGCGAGCACGACCGGCTCACCTGGGTCGGCGCCGACGGGCTCGACGGCCCCGGCGGGCTGGACTGGATGGTCGCCGACCGGCCCTTCCTGCCCGAGCTGCGCCACGTGCTGCGCACCGCCGAGACCGAGCAGCACCGCGGGGTGCTGCGCGCGGTGCTCTTCGACGAGGACGACGCCACCGAGGTGCAGCGCCGGCTGCGCGCCGACGGCTACGAGGCCCGCCTCGAGCGCGAGCGCCTGGCCGGCGAGGACGACGACGAGGACCACCCCTGGGCGGTGCTCACCGACGCCCCGCAGCTGCTGGTCGAGGTGCTCGTCGACGAGCACGACGGCTGGCTCGACGACGACACCGTCGCCAGCGCCGCGCAGCCGGTCGCGCCCCTCGAGCTGCCGAGCGGCCCCCGGCGGATCAAGCGCCCTGGCGCGCACTCCTAG
- a CDS encoding VanW family protein, whose protein sequence is MSRDPKRPSDDRESSGAKAVVLVLGVLVTLAAGGYAVAGAVAGDKVPRGTTIAGVDVGGRSPARAERTLVAGLDERLGEPLSIKVPGAGTREIDPAEAGLSVDTAASVAEAGGRRSWAPDRLWDFFTGGQDLDPVVDVDEAALDDALAGLADDVAEPAVDGQVKLTTNGVKTTKPQTGRELDLEASRAALVAAYVDQAGGEEGATTELEVTEVEPDIDAADVDRAVEEFANPAMSAPVSLDFGDASVTLDPQQYAPVVRLKAVDGALEPAVKTKKLAGLVDSATAGDGAPVDATVALVDGKPTVVPGKPGLAYDAGDVSDALLQVVVRREGRRSIEVEARVEKPDFTTKDARELQIREQVSTFTTYYPNAEYRNVNIGRAAEIIDGTVLAPGETFSMNDTVGERTRENGFTEGFIISNGILKEDLGGGVSQMATTLFNAAFFAGLEDVEHKPHSFYIDRYPVGREATVAWGAIDLRFKNDTPYGILIDTNVTPGDATGTGVVTATFYSTDYWDISSKTGERYDYTQPTTRTLSGEDCYAYEGSAGFSINVWRYFRRAGESELERTEKFNTVYTPSDGVECKPAGGGGSGG, encoded by the coding sequence GTGAGCCGAGACCCCAAGCGACCCTCCGACGACCGCGAGTCCAGCGGCGCCAAGGCCGTGGTGCTGGTGCTCGGCGTGCTCGTGACGCTGGCCGCCGGCGGCTACGCCGTGGCCGGTGCCGTGGCCGGCGACAAGGTGCCGCGCGGCACCACCATCGCCGGCGTCGACGTCGGCGGGCGCAGCCCCGCCCGCGCCGAGCGCACCCTGGTCGCGGGGCTCGACGAGCGCCTCGGTGAGCCGCTGAGCATCAAGGTGCCCGGCGCCGGCACCCGCGAGATCGACCCGGCCGAGGCCGGGCTGTCGGTCGACACCGCCGCCTCGGTCGCCGAGGCCGGCGGGCGCCGCTCCTGGGCCCCCGACCGGCTCTGGGACTTCTTCACCGGCGGCCAGGACCTCGACCCCGTCGTCGACGTCGACGAGGCGGCCCTCGACGACGCCCTGGCCGGGCTCGCCGACGACGTCGCCGAGCCCGCCGTCGACGGCCAGGTCAAGCTCACGACCAACGGCGTCAAGACGACCAAGCCCCAGACCGGTCGCGAGCTCGACCTCGAGGCCTCGCGCGCGGCCCTCGTGGCGGCGTACGTCGACCAGGCCGGCGGCGAGGAGGGTGCGACCACCGAGCTCGAGGTCACCGAGGTCGAGCCCGACATCGACGCCGCCGACGTCGACCGGGCCGTCGAGGAGTTCGCCAACCCCGCCATGTCGGCGCCGGTCTCGCTCGACTTCGGCGACGCGAGCGTGACCCTCGACCCGCAGCAGTACGCACCCGTGGTGCGGCTCAAGGCCGTCGACGGCGCCCTCGAGCCGGCCGTGAAGACCAAGAAGCTCGCCGGGCTCGTCGACTCCGCGACCGCCGGCGACGGCGCCCCCGTCGACGCCACCGTGGCGCTCGTCGACGGCAAGCCCACGGTGGTGCCGGGCAAGCCCGGCCTGGCCTACGACGCCGGCGACGTCAGCGACGCGCTGCTCCAGGTCGTCGTACGCCGCGAGGGCAGGCGCAGCATCGAGGTCGAGGCGCGCGTCGAGAAGCCCGACTTCACCACCAAGGACGCCCGCGAGCTGCAGATCCGCGAGCAGGTCTCGACCTTCACCACCTACTACCCCAACGCGGAGTACCGCAACGTCAACATCGGGCGCGCCGCCGAGATCATCGACGGCACCGTGCTGGCGCCCGGCGAGACCTTCTCGATGAACGACACGGTGGGGGAGCGGACCCGCGAGAACGGCTTCACCGAGGGCTTCATCATCTCCAACGGCATCCTCAAGGAGGACCTCGGCGGAGGCGTCTCGCAGATGGCCACCACCCTGTTCAACGCCGCCTTCTTCGCCGGCCTCGAGGACGTCGAGCACAAGCCGCACTCGTTCTACATCGACCGCTACCCGGTCGGGCGCGAGGCGACCGTGGCGTGGGGCGCGATCGACCTGCGCTTCAAGAACGACACGCCCTACGGCATCCTCATCGACACCAACGTCACCCCCGGCGACGCCACCGGCACCGGCGTGGTCACCGCGACCTTCTACTCCACCGACTACTGGGACATCTCCTCCAAGACCGGGGAGCGCTACGACTACACCCAGCCGACCACCCGGACCCTCTCGGGCGAGGACTGCTACGCCTACGAGGGCTCCGCGGGCTTCTCGATCAACGTGTGGCGCTACTTCCGCCGCGCGGGGGAGTCGGAGCTGGAGCGCACCGAGAAGTTCAACACCGTCTACACGCCCTCCGACGGCGTGGAGTGCAAGCCGGCCGGCGGCGGGGGCTCCGGGGGCTGA
- the fdxA gene encoding ferredoxin — MTYVISQPCVDLKDRACVDECPVDCIYEGKRMLYIHPDECVDCGACEPVCPVEAIFYEDDTPEEWKGYYDANVHFFDDLGSPGGAAKMGEIDKDHPMVAALPPQNQDS, encoded by the coding sequence GTGACCTACGTCATCTCCCAGCCGTGCGTCGACCTCAAGGACCGCGCCTGCGTCGACGAGTGCCCCGTCGACTGCATCTACGAGGGCAAGCGGATGCTCTACATCCACCCCGACGAGTGCGTCGACTGCGGCGCCTGCGAGCCGGTCTGCCCGGTCGAGGCGATCTTCTACGAGGACGACACCCCGGAGGAGTGGAAGGGCTACTACGACGCCAACGTGCACTTCTTCGACGACCTCGGCTCGCCGGGCGGTGCCGCCAAGATGGGCGAGATCGACAAGGACCACCCGATGGTCGCCGCCCTCCCGCCGCAGAACCAGGACTCCTGA
- the mshB gene encoding N-acetyl-1-D-myo-inositol-2-amino-2-deoxy-alpha-D-glucopyranoside deacetylase, translating into MPSTSTTSGDQRLLLVHAHPDDESIGQGATMAKYVAQGRGVTLVTCTAGEMGEILVPELEHLAADREDRLGEHRRTELDAAMKALGVTDHRFLGGFGRFRDSGMKWHADGHAIAADDIHDNAFWRADLTEAADLLVEVIREVRPQVLVTYDQFGGYGHPDHIQAHRVAMYAAQLAAVPSYRKELGAAHDVAKIYWGAMSESRMRAGLRALRDAGDTTTFEGMDPDGPLPHFVTADEDLACGVDATDYVDTKMAALAAHATQITTDGPFFALSNNVGATAWGVEFYRLVKGELGPVGEDGLETDLFAGL; encoded by the coding sequence ATGCCCTCCACCTCCACGACCTCCGGCGACCAGCGCCTGCTCCTCGTGCACGCCCACCCCGACGACGAGTCGATCGGCCAGGGCGCCACGATGGCCAAGTACGTCGCCCAGGGCCGCGGCGTCACCCTGGTGACCTGCACCGCCGGCGAGATGGGCGAGATCCTCGTCCCCGAGCTCGAGCACCTCGCCGCCGACCGCGAGGACCGCCTCGGCGAGCACCGCCGCACCGAGCTCGACGCGGCGATGAAGGCCCTCGGCGTCACCGACCACCGCTTCCTCGGTGGCTTCGGGCGCTTCCGCGACTCGGGCATGAAGTGGCACGCCGACGGCCATGCCATCGCGGCGGATGACATCCACGACAACGCGTTCTGGCGCGCCGACCTCACCGAGGCCGCCGACCTGCTGGTCGAGGTCATCCGCGAGGTCCGCCCCCAGGTCCTCGTCACCTACGACCAGTTCGGCGGCTACGGCCACCCCGACCACATCCAGGCCCACCGGGTCGCGATGTACGCCGCCCAGCTCGCCGCGGTGCCGTCGTACCGCAAGGAGCTCGGCGCGGCCCACGACGTCGCCAAGATCTACTGGGGCGCCATGTCGGAGAGCCGGATGCGCGCCGGGCTGCGCGCGCTGCGCGACGCCGGCGACACCACCACCTTCGAGGGCATGGACCCCGACGGCCCGCTGCCGCACTTCGTCACCGCCGACGAGGACCTCGCCTGCGGTGTCGACGCGACCGACTACGTCGACACGAAGATGGCCGCGCTGGCCGCCCACGCCACCCAGATCACCACCGACGGGCCGTTCTTCGCCCTGTCCAACAACGTCGGCGCCACGGCCTGGGGCGTGGAGTTCTACCGCCTGGTCAAGGGCGAGCTCGGGCCGGTGGGGGAGGACGGCCTCGAGACCGACCTCTTCGCGGGGCTCTGA
- a CDS encoding DUF389 domain-containing protein, with amino-acid sequence MIVHLRLTAPADLTDSVRETLCAKEWITNVTLQRDAVLDPPGDLLECDVAREKAGALIDKLERCGLKERGSILVVEPSGAPFDRAEELEAVAAGHPDDAVIWEQVAADAESGADPTVSYHLFLVLAVALGAVAVLTDSAVLVVGAMVVGPDFAVVASASAGIVLGRWQLVRRSLQLLVLSFVLAIAVVGLLCVLGRLTGMIDVADVTGPRPNTGFIWRPDQWSLVVALIAGSVGVLALSIQKTSTMVGVFISVTTVPAAGNLALGMAFLEVGEILGSLAQLGINLAGMLVAGTLVLAFQRAWWIPVTAGAERVFRALSYGNDDGSAASTGPGHSRSEGVGVRDGE; translated from the coding sequence GTGATCGTCCACCTGCGGCTCACCGCGCCCGCCGACCTGACCGACTCCGTGCGCGAGACGCTCTGCGCGAAGGAGTGGATCACCAACGTCACCCTGCAGCGCGACGCGGTGCTCGACCCGCCCGGCGACCTGCTCGAGTGCGACGTGGCCCGCGAGAAGGCCGGCGCGCTGATCGACAAGCTGGAGCGCTGCGGGCTCAAGGAGCGCGGCTCGATCCTGGTCGTCGAGCCCAGCGGGGCGCCCTTCGACCGCGCCGAGGAGCTCGAGGCCGTGGCCGCCGGCCACCCCGACGACGCGGTGATCTGGGAGCAGGTCGCCGCCGACGCCGAGAGCGGCGCCGACCCCACCGTCTCCTACCACCTGTTCCTGGTGCTGGCCGTCGCGCTCGGCGCGGTCGCGGTGCTCACCGACTCCGCCGTGCTGGTGGTCGGCGCGATGGTCGTGGGCCCCGATTTCGCGGTGGTCGCCTCGGCCAGCGCCGGCATCGTGCTGGGCCGCTGGCAGCTCGTACGCCGCAGCCTGCAGCTGCTGGTGCTCTCCTTCGTGCTGGCCATCGCGGTCGTCGGCCTGCTGTGCGTGCTGGGCCGGCTCACCGGGATGATCGACGTGGCCGACGTGACCGGGCCGCGCCCCAACACCGGCTTCATCTGGCGCCCCGACCAGTGGTCGCTGGTGGTGGCCCTGATCGCCGGCTCGGTGGGCGTGCTGGCGCTGTCGATCCAGAAGACCTCCACCATGGTCGGCGTCTTCATCAGCGTCACCACCGTGCCCGCCGCCGGCAACCTGGCCCTGGGCATGGCCTTCCTCGAGGTCGGCGAGATCCTCGGCTCGCTGGCCCAGCTCGGCATCAACCTCGCCGGGATGCTGGTCGCCGGCACCCTGGTCCTCGCCTTCCAGCGGGCCTGGTGGATCCCCGTCACGGCCGGCGCCGAACGGGTCTTCCGCGCCCTGTCCTACGGCAACGACGACGGCAGCGCCGCGTCGACCGGCCCGGGGCACAGCCGGTCGGAAGGTGTCGGCGTACGGGACGGGGAGTGA
- a CDS encoding cupin domain-containing protein, producing the protein MRVNQHDLPVKIDVPGAVARQLPDIGLAEGPLAAEWFSLAAGTDIAPLLAGLPGDACQATHVGYVISGALVVSYTGGDQERCAGGDLFHWPAGHSVRVEEDAEVILFSPSHAHTVVLDHMLGVMGAAV; encoded by the coding sequence ATGCGCGTCAACCAGCACGACCTGCCCGTCAAGATCGACGTCCCCGGCGCCGTCGCCCGCCAGCTGCCCGACATCGGCCTGGCCGAGGGCCCGTTGGCCGCCGAGTGGTTCTCCCTGGCGGCCGGCACCGACATCGCCCCGCTGCTCGCGGGGCTGCCCGGCGACGCCTGCCAGGCCACCCACGTCGGCTACGTCATCTCCGGGGCGCTCGTGGTCAGCTACACCGGCGGCGACCAGGAGCGCTGCGCCGGCGGCGACCTCTTCCACTGGCCCGCCGGGCACAGCGTGCGGGTCGAGGAGGACGCCGAGGTCATCCTCTTCAGCCCCTCCCACGCCCACACCGTCGTGCTCGACCACATGCTGGGGGTGATGGGGGCGGCGGTCTGA
- a CDS encoding GNAT family N-acetyltransferase, with translation MPESSEAHPSGAASPPPGAPHLGPHVVGTRVVVRSVVRRDGAPGVVETGPSGGPAMTDVLGTCLAWGEGVCVVQPADGEPVTIAIGDIVAGKPVPPRASVRQRVSAREAEAHSFVLFPDVERRDVGEWVLRSDPAPIGRLHKRANSALAMGDPGCGLDEAERAVLDFYAERGREPMVAVEAESDVEAAFRERGWVGHPSGEVEFRLGSLVAVRRRRRGRGRGLGVVALEGDRDERVHVVVPGPAEALAEGRGAVHDDWLGLNGLRTHLAHRRQGLAGEVLDALLEWGAERGAMTVWLHVETDNPAARALYDDLGLAVHHVGRYLVPGAPA, from the coding sequence GTGCCTGAGTCGTCGGAAGCCCACCCTTCGGGAGCGGCGTCACCGCCCCCCGGGGCCCCGCACCTGGGCCCGCACGTGGTGGGCACCCGGGTGGTGGTGCGCAGCGTCGTACGCCGCGACGGGGCGCCCGGGGTCGTCGAGACCGGCCCCAGCGGCGGCCCCGCGATGACCGACGTGCTCGGCACCTGCCTGGCGTGGGGCGAGGGCGTCTGCGTGGTGCAGCCCGCCGACGGCGAGCCGGTGACGATCGCGATCGGCGACATCGTGGCCGGCAAGCCGGTGCCGCCGCGGGCCTCGGTGCGCCAGCGGGTCTCGGCGCGCGAGGCCGAGGCGCACTCCTTCGTGCTCTTCCCCGACGTGGAGCGCCGCGACGTCGGCGAGTGGGTGCTGCGCAGCGACCCGGCCCCGATCGGGCGCCTCCACAAGCGCGCCAACTCGGCGCTCGCGATGGGCGACCCGGGCTGCGGCCTCGACGAGGCCGAGCGGGCGGTGCTCGACTTCTACGCCGAGCGGGGCCGCGAGCCGATGGTGGCGGTCGAGGCCGAGAGCGACGTCGAGGCGGCCTTCCGCGAGCGCGGCTGGGTGGGCCACCCGAGCGGCGAGGTGGAGTTCCGCCTGGGCTCGCTGGTGGCCGTACGCCGCCGCCGGCGCGGCCGAGGGCGGGGCCTGGGCGTGGTGGCCCTCGAGGGCGACCGCGACGAGCGGGTGCACGTGGTGGTGCCCGGGCCGGCCGAGGCGCTGGCCGAGGGCCGCGGCGCGGTGCACGACGACTGGCTGGGCCTCAACGGCCTGCGCACCCACCTCGCGCACCGCCGCCAGGGACTGGCCGGCGAGGTCCTCGACGCGCTGCTCGAGTGGGGCGCCGAGCGCGGCGCGATGACGGTGTGGCTGCACGTCGAGACCGACAACCCCGCCGCCCGCGCCCTCTACGACGACCTGGGGCTGGCGGTGCACCACGTGGGGCGCTACCTGGTGCCGGGCGCCCCTGCATGA
- a CDS encoding hemerythrin domain-containing protein, producing the protein MTDHPTSAPGLALVLDAGCRSIEQTIDDYLSARGGPAAAAQRLQEAVTALRRHIFAQEELLLPLLRGTTLDGPAHAMSVDHLQLWDTLDRVEAGLAAPTDPEVRRTAARILQAELDRHTTKERPIIFDHVEDVLSPEQQREVAERIETVEMPPGWVCPDPSGD; encoded by the coding sequence ATGACCGACCACCCCACGTCCGCCCCCGGCCTGGCGCTCGTCCTCGACGCCGGGTGCCGGTCGATCGAGCAGACCATCGACGACTACCTGTCCGCCCGAGGCGGTCCGGCGGCTGCGGCACAGCGGTTGCAGGAGGCGGTCACGGCGTTGCGCCGGCACATCTTCGCGCAGGAGGAGCTGCTCCTCCCGCTGCTGCGCGGGACGACGCTCGACGGGCCGGCCCATGCCATGTCGGTCGACCACCTCCAGCTGTGGGACACCCTCGACCGGGTGGAGGCGGGCCTCGCCGCGCCGACCGACCCCGAGGTCCGCCGCACCGCGGCACGCATCCTGCAGGCCGAGCTCGACCGGCACACCACCAAGGAGCGCCCGATCATCTTCGACCACGTCGAGGACGTGCTCAGCCCCGAGCAGCAGCGGGAGGTCGCGGAGCGGATCGAGACCGTCGAGATGCCGCCCGGCTGGGTCTGCCCCGACCCCTCGGGCGACTGA